Proteins found in one Arthrobacter sp. U41 genomic segment:
- a CDS encoding ISL3 family transposase: MRATTLLNGVLNLAGVRVVDVDPGAGGPLLVRVALKARKRLDCPHCSYSTMAGYDTRWAESSWRHLDFAGRVLVLTMLRRRLVCPSHGVVVQGVPFARPGSRFSTEFEDMIAWLVTRADKTTVSTFARIAWRTVGAICERVVAEQLDESRFEGLVNIGVDEISWRKHHRYLTLVSDHATSKIVWGAPGKNAATLDGFFKEIGPVNTAAIEAVSMDMGPAFAKSVKTNAPGAVICYDPFHVIQVATNALEAFRRSIWQRTRELPDQDIAKKFKGTRWVLLKNPQNLTEKQQATLAGLERTGGLLWDAYQLKESLREVFAGDLNPDDVMEMITTWCDLAAKSNIREFARAAATIRSHTQGIHAAVTRKLSNGRHEGLNNKIRTMTRRSYGFHTPEAALALIMLACGPVEIKLPYQT; this comes from the coding sequence ATGCGTGCTACTACTCTACTCAACGGCGTCTTGAATCTGGCCGGGGTCCGGGTTGTTGACGTTGATCCTGGCGCCGGGGGTCCGCTGCTGGTGCGGGTGGCGTTGAAGGCCCGCAAGCGCCTGGACTGCCCGCACTGCAGCTACTCAACGATGGCCGGGTATGACACCCGGTGGGCGGAATCGTCGTGGCGGCATCTGGATTTCGCCGGCAGGGTCCTGGTGCTCACAATGCTCCGCCGGCGGCTGGTCTGCCCCAGCCACGGCGTCGTGGTGCAGGGCGTGCCGTTCGCCCGGCCCGGCTCCCGGTTCAGCACGGAATTTGAGGACATGATCGCCTGGCTGGTCACCCGTGCGGACAAGACCACGGTGTCCACCTTCGCCCGGATAGCGTGGCGGACCGTCGGGGCGATCTGTGAACGCGTCGTGGCCGAACAACTCGATGAGAGCCGCTTCGAAGGCCTGGTCAATATCGGCGTGGATGAGATTTCCTGGCGCAAACACCACCGCTACCTGACCCTCGTCTCGGACCACGCCACCTCGAAGATCGTCTGGGGCGCACCGGGAAAGAACGCGGCGACACTGGATGGATTCTTCAAGGAGATCGGACCGGTGAACACGGCGGCGATAGAGGCCGTCAGCATGGACATGGGCCCGGCTTTTGCCAAGTCCGTGAAGACCAACGCACCCGGCGCGGTCATCTGCTACGACCCGTTCCACGTCATCCAGGTCGCCACCAACGCGCTGGAAGCCTTCCGCCGTTCCATCTGGCAACGGACCCGTGAGCTGCCCGATCAGGACATCGCGAAGAAGTTCAAAGGAACCCGCTGGGTGCTGCTGAAAAACCCGCAGAACCTCACCGAAAAACAACAAGCCACCCTGGCCGGGCTCGAACGCACCGGAGGGCTGCTCTGGGACGCCTACCAGCTCAAGGAATCCCTCCGGGAGGTCTTCGCCGGCGACCTCAACCCCGATGACGTGATGGAGATGATCACCACCTGGTGCGACCTCGCCGCCAAATCCAACATCCGCGAGTTCGCCAGGGCCGCCGCCACGATCCGATCCCACACCCAAGGGATCCACGCAGCAGTCACCAGGAAACTCTCCAACGGCCGCCACGAAGGACTGAACAACAAGATCCGCACCATGACCCGCAGATCCTACGGATTCCACACCCCCGAAGCCGCCCTCGCCCTGATCATGCTCGCCTGCGGACCCGTCGAAATCAAACTCCCATACCAGACATAA
- a CDS encoding recombinase family protein produces the protein MSVTKAGRPGLAKALEALREGDTLIVWKLDRLGRSVKDLLDFAGGLNERGIGFVSLTDSIDTTTASASGRFFFNVMASLAQMERELMVERTQAGLQAAREQGRIGGRKRVMTEAKIRSARKLLSQGTPPKEVAASLGVSVPTLYRWVPATSPEAVAVP, from the coding sequence ATGAGCGTCACCAAAGCCGGCCGCCCCGGTCTAGCCAAGGCCCTGGAAGCACTCCGTGAGGGAGACACTCTCATTGTGTGGAAGCTGGACCGTCTTGGCCGCAGCGTGAAGGACCTCCTGGATTTCGCCGGAGGCCTGAACGAGCGCGGAATTGGTTTTGTCAGCCTCACCGACTCGATCGACACCACCACCGCTTCCGCCTCCGGACGCTTCTTCTTCAACGTGATGGCCTCCCTGGCGCAGATGGAACGCGAGCTCATGGTCGAACGCACCCAGGCAGGCCTCCAGGCAGCGCGTGAACAAGGCAGGATAGGGGGCCGCAAACGCGTCATGACGGAGGCCAAGATCCGCTCAGCTCGGAAGCTCCTCAGCCAGGGAACGCCGCCCAAGGAAGTTGCCGCCAGCCTCGGGGTCTCGGTGCCCACACTGTACCGGTGGGTCCCGGCCACGAGCCCTGAAGCAGTTGCAGTCCCGTAG
- a CDS encoding four-helix bundle copper-binding protein: MTHHVTSMLDTYPKDLGGVDREKLAECIEACFECAQTCTACADACLSEEMVAYLTKCIRTNMDCADICATTGNVLSRHTGYDANITRAILEACRTACTACTEECEQHAGMHEHCRVCAEACRRCETACREPISSLG, from the coding sequence ATGACGCATCACGTCACGTCCATGCTCGACACCTACCCGAAGGACCTCGGGGGCGTGGACAGGGAAAAGCTCGCCGAGTGCATCGAAGCCTGTTTCGAATGCGCGCAAACCTGCACGGCATGCGCCGACGCCTGCCTGAGTGAAGAAATGGTCGCCTACCTGACCAAGTGCATCCGCACCAACATGGACTGCGCCGACATCTGTGCGACCACAGGCAATGTCTTGTCCCGGCACACCGGGTATGACGCGAACATCACTCGGGCAATCCTCGAGGCATGCCGCACCGCGTGCACGGCCTGCACAGAGGAATGCGAACAGCACGCAGGGATGCATGAGCATTGCCGGGTCTGCGCTGAAGCATGCCGCCGTTGCGAAACTGCATGCCGGGAACCTATTTCCTCACTGGGCTAG